One Diceros bicornis minor isolate mBicDic1 chromosome 27, mDicBic1.mat.cur, whole genome shotgun sequence genomic region harbors:
- the LOC131423059 gene encoding LOW QUALITY PROTEIN: keratin-associated protein 25-1 (The sequence of the model RefSeq protein was modified relative to this genomic sequence to represent the inferred CDS: inserted 1 base in 1 codon; substituted 2 bases at 2 genomic stop codons): MSYKNCCSRNYSSHSLGNSCHAPVTSPRTLYSTEPKQNGASGNFPETCSKASSYQPSSCVPTTCEISGYPSTTYCVSRPCRATSCFPIISYLSSSCQPTVYNRPQNYLPISCHPQNHHSXGCQXTELIFCGYRPLNFASSTCHPLRYLSSDCQPLGYVSRSFRPLDXVSNSFQPVPYRYSNFQPACSSVGTWQSPFIRRSC, from the exons ATGTCTTACAAGAATTGCTGCTCCAGAAACTACAGCTCTCACTCCCTTGGGAATTCCTGCCATGCTCCTGTCACCTCACCGAGAACCCTGTATTCCACTGAG ccaaaacaGAATGGGGCTTCTGGAAACTTCCCAGAGACATGCAGTAAAGCTTCCAGCTACCAACCATCCAGCTGTGTGCCCACAACCTGTGAAATTTCTGGCTACCCTTCCACTACTTACTGTGTCTCCAGGCCTTGCAGAGCAACCAGTTGTTTTCCCATCATTTCTTACCTCTCCAGTTCCTGTCAACCAACAGTGTATAATAGACCTCAGAACTATTTGCCCATTAGTTGCCACCCCCAGAACCACCACTCTTAGGGTTGTC CCACAGAACTCATCTTCTGTGGGTATCGACCACTGAATTTTGCATCCAGCACCTGCCATCCTTTGAGATATCTATCCTCTGACTGCCAACCTCTAGGTTATGTGTCTAGAAGCTTCAGACCCCTGGACTAGGTGTCTAATAGTTTTCAACCTGTTCCCTACAGATACAGCAATTTCCAACCAGCTTGTTCTTCCGTTGGGACTTGGCAATCTCCATTTATTAGAAGATCATGCTGA
- the LOC131393014 gene encoding keratin-associated protein 26-1 has translation MSCHNYCSGSDSLGSLRNLCHIPLTSSISLCSTNVSSGDVLCLPSSHQDHTWLLDNCQETCSEPTSCQPANCEPSNLETSHCPSTAYYVSGPCQGTTFLPAASYVSSSYLPASCRPPRYVSSSCRPLRLLPYGCRPLGCLPCGPQPLSVVSSCLRPLHPLSIGYRPLTHVFSTCHPSCSPLGGQYPPCSSL, from the coding sequence ATGTCTTGCCACAACTACTGCTCTGGAAGCGACAGCTTGGGATCCCTCAGAAATCTGTGTCATATTCCTCTCACCTCCTCCATTTCCCTCTGCTCTACAAATGTGAGCTCTGGAGATGTCCTCTGCTTGCCCAGCAGCCATCAAGACCACACCTGGCTCCTGGACAACTGTCAAGAGACCTGCAGTGAACCAACCAGCTGCCAGCCAGCCAACTGTGAGCCCAGCAACTTGGAAACTTCTCACTGCCCCTCCACTGCTTACTACGTGTCCGGACCCTGCCAAGGAACCACTTTTCTTCCGGCTGCTTCTTACGTCTCTAGCTCCTACCTCCCAGCATCTTGTAGACCTCCGAGGTATGTGTCCAGCAGCTGCCGACCCCTGCGCCTCCTCCCTTACGGATGCCGCCCCTTGGGTTGTTTGCCCTGTGGTCCTCAACCCCTTAGCGTCGTGTCCAGCTGCCTCAGACCTCTGCATCCTCTCTCCATTGGATACCGACCTCTGACCCATGTGTTCAGCACTTGTCATCCATCTTGCTCTCCACTGGGAGGCCAGTACCCTCCTTGTTCCAGTTTATAA